In the genome of Candidatus Microbacterium phytovorans, one region contains:
- the gyrB gene encoding DNA topoisomerase (ATP-hydrolyzing) subunit B codes for MTSENPDIVPEEDPQKSTGKVPNEYGADAIQVLEGLEAVRKRPGMYIGSTGERGLHHLVYEIVDNAVDEALAGYCDTIHVTILEDGALRVVDNGRGIPVDPHSSDPTKSTVEVVLTVLHAGGKFGGGGYAVSGGLHGVGSSVVNALSTRFEVEIRRQGHVWRQSFADGGKPDAPLAQGEATDDTGTIVTFWPDDTIFETVHFDYDTLRTRFQQTAFLNKGLRITLSDERPDSAYIVDGDDGTAISKQPHDDFLYERGLVDYVEYLNKVRKAEVVNDEIIEIESEDTVRHISLELAMQWTTSYTENVFTFANTINTHEGGTHEEGFRAALTTKVNSYAREKGILKEKDDNLTGDDIREGLTAVISVKLSEPQFEGQTKTKLGNTEAKAFVQKIVGDQLTDWLDRNPAQAKRVITKALDAATARLAARKARETARRKSVFESASMPDKLKDCTSKDPSISEIFLVEGDSAGGSAVRGRDPETQAILSLRGKVLNVEKARLDRALGNNEIQAIISAFGTGIGEDFNVDKARYHKIVLMADADVDGQHITTLLLTLLFRYMRGLIEAGFVYLAMPPLYRLKWSNSEHEYVFSDRERDALLADGLANGKRMPKDSGIQRYKGLGEMNPKELWETTMDHNTRTLRQVTIDDAAAADEIFSVLMGEDVESRRSFIQRNAKDVRFLDI; via the coding sequence ATGACGTCTGAAAACCCCGACATCGTTCCCGAGGAAGACCCTCAGAAATCGACGGGAAAGGTTCCGAACGAGTACGGGGCGGATGCCATCCAGGTGCTCGAGGGCCTCGAAGCGGTCCGCAAACGCCCCGGTATGTACATCGGATCCACGGGTGAGCGCGGTCTGCATCACCTCGTCTACGAGATCGTCGACAACGCGGTCGATGAGGCTCTCGCGGGATACTGCGACACCATCCACGTGACGATCCTCGAAGACGGCGCACTGCGCGTCGTCGACAACGGCCGCGGCATCCCCGTCGATCCGCACTCGTCCGACCCCACGAAGTCGACCGTCGAGGTCGTGCTGACGGTGCTCCACGCCGGCGGAAAGTTCGGCGGCGGCGGATACGCCGTCTCGGGCGGTCTCCACGGCGTCGGTTCGTCGGTCGTCAACGCGCTGTCGACGCGGTTCGAGGTCGAGATCCGGCGCCAGGGTCACGTGTGGCGTCAGTCGTTCGCCGACGGCGGCAAGCCCGACGCGCCGCTCGCGCAGGGCGAGGCCACCGACGACACGGGCACGATCGTCACCTTCTGGCCCGACGACACGATCTTCGAGACCGTGCACTTCGACTACGACACGCTGCGCACCCGCTTCCAGCAGACGGCGTTCCTCAACAAGGGACTCCGCATCACGCTGAGCGACGAGCGCCCCGACTCGGCGTACATCGTCGACGGCGACGACGGTACGGCCATCTCGAAGCAGCCGCACGACGACTTCCTCTACGAGCGCGGTCTCGTCGACTACGTCGAGTACCTCAACAAGGTGCGCAAGGCCGAGGTGGTCAACGACGAGATCATCGAGATCGAGTCGGAGGACACCGTCCGCCACATCTCCCTCGAGCTCGCGATGCAGTGGACGACGAGCTACACCGAGAACGTCTTCACCTTCGCGAACACGATCAACACGCATGAGGGCGGCACGCACGAAGAGGGCTTCCGCGCGGCGCTGACGACGAAGGTCAACAGCTACGCGCGGGAGAAGGGCATCCTCAAGGAGAAGGACGACAACCTCACCGGCGACGACATCCGCGAGGGTCTCACCGCCGTCATCTCGGTGAAGCTGTCGGAGCCCCAGTTCGAGGGTCAGACGAAGACGAAGCTGGGCAACACCGAGGCCAAGGCGTTCGTGCAGAAGATCGTCGGCGACCAGCTCACCGACTGGCTCGACCGCAACCCCGCGCAGGCCAAGCGCGTCATCACGAAGGCTCTCGACGCGGCCACCGCACGCCTCGCAGCCCGCAAGGCCCGTGAGACTGCGCGCCGCAAGAGCGTCTTCGAGTCGGCGTCCATGCCGGACAAGCTCAAGGACTGCACCAGCAAGGACCCGTCGATCAGCGAGATCTTCCTGGTCGAGGGTGACTCCGCCGGTGGTTCGGCCGTCCGCGGCCGCGACCCCGAGACGCAGGCGATCCTGTCGCTGCGCGGCAAGGTGCTCAACGTCGAGAAGGCGCGCCTGGATCGTGCGCTCGGCAACAACGAGATCCAGGCGATCATCTCCGCCTTCGGCACCGGCATCGGCGAGGACTTCAACGTCGACAAGGCCCGGTATCACAAGATCGTCCTGATGGCGGATGCCGACGTCGACGGCCAGCACATCACGACACTGCTCCTCACGCTCCTCTTCCGCTACATGCGCGGTCTCATCGAGGCCGGCTTCGTGTACCTCGCGATGCCGCCGCTGTACCGGCTCAAGTGGTCGAACTCGGAGCACGAGTACGTGTTCAGCGATCGCGAGCGCGACGCGCTGCTGGCCGACGGTCTCGCGAACGGCAAGCGGATGCCGAAGGACTCCGGCATCCAGCGTTACAAGGGTCTCGGCGAGATGAACCCGAAGGAGCTGTGGGAGACGACGATGGACCACAACACCCGCACCCTGAGGCAGGTGACGATCGACGACGCGGCCGCGGCCGACGAGATCTTCTCCGTGCTCATGGGAGAGGACGTCGAGTCGCGTCGCAGCTTCATCCAGCGCAACGCGAAGGATGTCCGCTTCCTGGACATCTGA
- the dnaN gene encoding DNA polymerase III subunit beta, translated as MKFHVNRDVFSEAVSFVVKLLPQRNPQPILAGVLIEASEAGLSLAAFDYEASARTTIEATVDEPGTILVHGRLLSEIASRLPNAPIQIEQDEENGIVLTCGSARFTLASMPVQEYPAIPEVSGDAGLVPAEDFATAIAQVAFAASRDDVTPVLTGVQLEVAGNELSLVATDRYRVALRQIPWDAGTTTSSADESTTALVPARTLTEVGKTFAHSGDIQVAFSGSGDREIIAFTAGNKTVTSLLIKGNFPPVRRLFPEQTDHYAVVNTADLVEAVRRVALVLDRSAPLRFTFTDEGVSMDASGTEQARASESVDATLTGEEVTLGLNPQYLLEALGAVKSEFARVTFTSSENANKLSPVLITPQTSGTPESFKYLLQPNLLLR; from the coding sequence GTGAAGTTCCACGTGAATCGCGACGTGTTCAGCGAGGCCGTCTCGTTCGTCGTGAAGCTCCTTCCGCAGCGAAACCCGCAGCCGATCCTCGCCGGTGTCCTCATCGAGGCATCCGAAGCTGGGTTGTCGTTGGCCGCCTTCGACTACGAGGCGTCGGCGCGCACGACGATCGAGGCCACGGTCGACGAGCCCGGCACGATCCTGGTCCACGGCCGTCTGCTCTCGGAGATCGCCAGCCGTCTCCCGAATGCACCCATCCAGATCGAGCAGGACGAAGAGAACGGCATCGTCCTCACCTGTGGCTCCGCGCGCTTCACGCTCGCGTCGATGCCGGTGCAGGAGTACCCCGCCATTCCGGAGGTTTCGGGCGACGCGGGCCTCGTCCCGGCCGAAGACTTCGCCACCGCGATCGCACAGGTCGCGTTCGCCGCGTCACGCGACGACGTCACCCCCGTCCTCACCGGCGTCCAGCTCGAGGTCGCCGGCAACGAGCTGAGCCTCGTCGCGACCGACCGCTACCGTGTCGCACTTCGCCAGATCCCGTGGGATGCCGGCACGACCACCTCGTCCGCCGACGAATCCACGACCGCACTGGTTCCCGCGCGCACTCTCACCGAGGTCGGCAAGACGTTCGCCCACTCCGGTGACATCCAGGTCGCGTTCTCGGGTTCCGGCGATCGCGAGATCATCGCGTTCACCGCCGGCAACAAGACCGTCACCTCGCTCCTCATCAAGGGGAACTTCCCGCCGGTCCGCCGACTGTTCCCCGAGCAGACCGACCACTACGCGGTCGTCAACACCGCCGATCTCGTCGAGGCGGTGCGTCGCGTGGCGCTGGTGCTCGACCGCTCCGCCCCGCTGCGCTTCACCTTCACCGACGAGGGCGTCTCGATGGACGCGTCGGGCACCGAGCAGGCGCGAGCCAGCGAGTCCGTCGATGCGACGCTGACGGGCGAAGAGGTCACTCTGGGCCTGAACCCGCAGTACCTGCTCGAAGCGCTCGGCGCCGTCAAGAGCGAGTTCGCCCGGGTGACCTTCACGTCGAGCGAGAACGCGAACAAGCTGAGCCCGGTCCTGATCACGCCGCAGACCTCGGGCACGCCGGAGAGCTTCAAGTACCTCCTGCAGCCGAACCTCCTGCTCCGCTGA
- a CDS encoding DUF3566 domain-containing protein, with the protein MSTVADKLAKKSSSKTSAKQVRLRLVYVDFWSAVKLSFLAAVALAIVTLVSVFLIFLVLQTTSLLTQLDELLSAFTDGAFVLTEVVNLPQVMAFAAIVAILNLIVVTVLGAVVAGIYNLMVKVTGGLLVGFTSN; encoded by the coding sequence ATGAGCACGGTAGCCGACAAGCTAGCGAAGAAATCGTCCAGCAAGACCAGCGCCAAGCAGGTGCGCCTGCGCCTGGTGTACGTCGACTTCTGGTCGGCGGTGAAGCTGTCCTTCCTCGCCGCGGTCGCTCTCGCGATCGTGACGCTCGTCTCCGTGTTCCTCATCTTCCTCGTGCTGCAGACGACGAGCCTGCTGACGCAGCTCGACGAGTTGCTGAGCGCGTTCACCGATGGCGCCTTCGTGCTGACCGAGGTCGTCAACCTCCCGCAGGTGATGGCGTTCGCCGCGATCGTCGCGATCCTGAACCTCATCGTCGTGACAGTGCTCGGCGCGGTCGTGGCCGGCATCTACAACCTGATGGTGAAGGTCACCGGCGGCCTGCTCGTCGGCTTCACCTCGAACTGA
- the recF gene encoding DNA replication/repair protein RecF, translating to MIVEQLSLVDFRNYAAADVTLFPGTNVFVGRNGQGKTNLAEAIGYFATLGSHRVSHDAPMVRDGADAAIVRTRLAHGERTVILEAQLNRSGSNKARVNGSAVKSAELPRYAAVVLFAPEDLQIVRGDPSSRRRFADQLLIQRAPRMSAVLADYDRVLKQRTALLKSARARGIRGEELSTLDVWDDKLVQLGGQVIRARLALAADLAEPLAEAYTTIAGADHRPEAEWSLTIDGARSDDDDTDAVTPDSAAATGPARATRTTAEVEDAFRAVLRSKRAAELERGVTLVGPHRDDLLLRVRGLPVKGYASHGESWSVALSLRLASAKLLREQSLLGDPVLILDDVFAELDADRRARLAGVVADFEQVIVTAAVEADVPEALRARTVYVEAGTIRAAGATRESDTIRGGVDG from the coding sequence GTGATCGTCGAGCAGCTCAGTCTGGTGGATTTCCGCAATTACGCGGCCGCCGACGTGACCCTGTTCCCCGGCACGAACGTCTTCGTCGGTCGCAACGGGCAGGGTAAGACGAACCTCGCCGAAGCGATCGGCTACTTCGCGACGCTCGGCTCCCACCGCGTCTCCCACGATGCGCCGATGGTGCGCGACGGCGCGGATGCCGCGATCGTCCGCACCCGGCTCGCGCACGGTGAGCGCACGGTCATCCTCGAAGCGCAGCTCAACCGTTCGGGCTCCAACAAAGCGCGGGTCAACGGGTCGGCTGTGAAGTCGGCGGAACTTCCCCGCTACGCGGCCGTCGTGCTGTTCGCGCCGGAAGACCTGCAGATCGTGCGGGGCGACCCGTCGTCGCGTCGGCGGTTCGCCGATCAGCTCCTCATCCAGCGCGCGCCGCGCATGTCGGCCGTGCTCGCCGACTACGACCGAGTGCTCAAGCAGCGCACGGCACTTCTCAAGTCGGCGCGAGCCCGTGGCATCCGGGGCGAAGAACTGTCCACCCTCGACGTGTGGGACGACAAGCTCGTGCAGCTCGGCGGGCAGGTGATCCGCGCCCGGCTCGCCCTCGCGGCCGACCTCGCCGAGCCGCTCGCTGAGGCCTATACGACGATCGCCGGCGCCGACCACCGACCCGAGGCGGAGTGGTCCCTGACCATCGACGGGGCTCGTTCCGACGACGACGACACGGATGCCGTCACGCCCGACAGCGCGGCGGCGACCGGCCCGGCGCGGGCGACGCGCACGACGGCCGAGGTCGAAGACGCGTTCCGCGCCGTGCTCCGGTCCAAGCGCGCCGCGGAGCTGGAGCGGGGGGTCACCCTCGTCGGGCCGCACCGCGACGATCTGCTCCTGCGGGTGCGCGGCCTTCCCGTGAAGGGCTACGCGTCGCACGGCGAGTCGTGGTCGGTGGCCCTGTCGCTGCGCCTCGCGTCGGCGAAGCTTCTGCGGGAGCAGTCGCTCCTCGGCGATCCGGTGCTCATCCTCGATGACGTCTTCGCCGAACTCGACGCCGATCGCCGCGCCCGGTTGGCGGGAGTCGTCGCCGACTTCGAACAGGTCATCGTCACCGCCGCGGTCGAGGCCGATGTGCCCGAGGCGCTGCGCGCGCGGACGGTCTACGTCGAGGCAGGCACGATCCGCGCAGCCGGGGCCACCCGGGAGAGCGACACGATCCGCGGGGGCGTCGATGGTTGA
- a CDS encoding DciA family protein — translation MVDEDPASVPETMATYLRLRGLEPSPRGKRRRRRRDDDDENQPFTPGRDPKGIGDALADLTRQAGWNSQLAREDLVLQWSEVAGEETARHASPVALADGLLTVQCDSTAWAKNLQLMRGAIVTELMSRFPDAGVDNVRFIGPDVPSWKWGPRAVPGRGPRDTYG, via the coding sequence ATGGTTGACGAAGATCCGGCATCCGTCCCCGAGACGATGGCCACCTATCTGCGCCTCCGGGGTCTCGAGCCATCTCCCCGCGGAAAGCGCCGCCGCCGCCGTCGCGATGACGACGACGAGAACCAGCCGTTCACGCCGGGAAGGGATCCGAAGGGGATAGGCGACGCCCTCGCCGACCTCACGCGGCAGGCCGGCTGGAACTCCCAGCTGGCGCGGGAAGACCTCGTGCTCCAGTGGTCGGAGGTCGCCGGCGAGGAGACCGCGCGCCACGCATCGCCGGTGGCCCTTGCCGACGGTCTCCTGACGGTGCAGTGCGACTCGACGGCGTGGGCCAAGAACCTCCAGCTCATGCGCGGCGCGATCGTCACGGAACTGATGAGTCGTTTCCCGGATGCCGGTGTCGACAACGTCCGCTTCATCGGTCCGGACGTCCCCTCCTGGAAATGGGGCCCCAGAGCCGTTCCAGGCCGCGGTCCACGCGATACCTACGGATAA
- the gyrA gene encoding DNA gyrase subunit A gives MTDEERPDLTPAHNHGNIDQVDLQVEMQRSYLDYAMSVIVGRALPDVRDGLKPVHRRVIYGMYDGGYRPDKSFNKCARVVGEVMGQYHPHGDSAIYDALVRLVQPWSLRYPLADGQGNFGSPGNQGAAAPRYTETKMAQLAMEMVRDIDEDTVDFEDNYDGKTQEPTVLPARFPNLLVNGSVGIAVGMATNIPPHNLREVADGALWALENPEAPREELLEALMSRIHGPDFPTGAQILGTKGIREAQRTGRGSITMRAVVSVEEIHGRTCLVITELPYQVNPDNVAIKIRDLARDGKITGIADIRDETSDRTGQRLVIVLKRDAVAKVVLNNLYKHTQLQENFGANMLAIVDGVPRTLALDGFISYWIEHQVEVIVRRTTFRLRKAEERMHILRGYLKALDALDEVIALIRRSPTVDEAREGLKTLLDIDDAQADAILSMQLRRLAALERQKIVDEAAELELQIADYNDILATPSRQREIIRDELTGIVDKFGDERRTHILHGFDGDMSMEDLIPEEEMVITVTRDGYIKRTRSDNYRSQHRGGKGVKGAQLRADDVVEHFFVTTTHHWLLFFTTKGRVYRTKAYEVPEAGRDAKGQHVANLLALQPGEEIAQILDIRDYTVATYLVLATRDGKIKKTFLSDYDTNRQGGIIAIRLRGQDEEEGDEVVSALLVDETDDILLISRQGMSLRFTATDDSLRPMGRSTEGVKAMTFREGDSLLSASVAGDAGFVFVVTQGGYAKRTSVDQYRLQGRGGLGIKVAKLNEDRGDLAGGLIVGEDDEVLVVLASGKVVRSAVAEVPAKGRDTMGVVFARPDDDDRILAIARNGERGLTEAADSAPAEEAAEGSAAPEGAAPETPEESTEA, from the coding sequence ATGACTGACGAAGAACGCCCCGATCTGACGCCGGCGCACAACCACGGCAACATCGACCAGGTCGACCTCCAGGTCGAGATGCAGCGCAGCTACCTCGACTATGCGATGAGCGTCATCGTCGGGCGTGCGCTGCCCGATGTGCGGGACGGTCTGAAGCCGGTGCACCGCCGGGTGATCTACGGCATGTACGACGGCGGTTACCGTCCGGACAAGAGCTTCAACAAGTGCGCGCGCGTGGTCGGCGAGGTGATGGGTCAGTACCACCCGCACGGTGACAGCGCGATCTACGACGCTCTCGTCCGTCTCGTGCAGCCGTGGTCGCTGCGGTACCCGCTGGCCGACGGTCAGGGCAACTTCGGGTCCCCCGGCAACCAGGGCGCCGCCGCCCCGCGGTACACCGAGACCAAGATGGCGCAGCTCGCCATGGAGATGGTCCGCGACATCGACGAGGACACCGTCGACTTCGAGGACAACTACGACGGCAAGACGCAGGAGCCGACCGTGCTCCCGGCGCGCTTCCCCAACCTGCTCGTCAACGGTTCGGTCGGCATCGCCGTCGGCATGGCGACCAACATCCCGCCGCACAACCTCCGCGAAGTCGCCGACGGCGCCCTCTGGGCACTGGAGAACCCCGAGGCGCCGCGCGAGGAGCTGCTGGAAGCGCTCATGTCGCGCATCCATGGCCCCGACTTCCCCACCGGCGCGCAGATCCTCGGCACCAAGGGCATCCGTGAGGCGCAGCGCACCGGCCGCGGTTCGATCACGATGCGCGCCGTCGTTTCCGTCGAGGAGATCCACGGCCGCACGTGCCTGGTCATCACCGAACTGCCGTACCAGGTGAACCCCGACAACGTCGCGATCAAGATCCGCGACCTGGCGCGCGACGGCAAGATCACGGGCATCGCCGACATCCGCGACGAGACCAGTGACCGCACCGGTCAGCGCCTCGTCATCGTGCTCAAGCGCGACGCCGTCGCGAAGGTCGTCCTGAACAACCTGTACAAGCACACGCAGCTGCAGGAGAACTTCGGCGCGAACATGCTCGCGATCGTCGACGGCGTGCCCCGCACGCTCGCGCTCGACGGATTCATCTCGTACTGGATCGAGCACCAGGTCGAGGTCATCGTCCGCCGCACCACCTTCCGGCTGCGCAAGGCCGAGGAGCGGATGCACATCCTCCGCGGCTACCTCAAGGCACTCGATGCGCTCGACGAGGTCATCGCGCTCATCCGCCGGTCGCCCACGGTCGACGAGGCGCGCGAAGGGCTGAAGACGCTCCTCGACATCGACGACGCGCAGGCCGACGCGATCCTGTCGATGCAGTTGCGCCGACTCGCCGCGCTCGAGCGACAGAAGATCGTCGACGAGGCGGCCGAGCTGGAGCTGCAGATCGCGGACTACAACGACATCCTCGCGACCCCGTCGCGTCAGCGCGAGATCATCCGCGACGAGCTCACCGGCATCGTCGACAAGTTCGGTGACGAGCGCCGCACGCACATCCTCCACGGGTTCGACGGCGACATGTCGATGGAAGACCTCATCCCCGAAGAGGAGATGGTCATCACCGTCACGCGCGACGGTTACATCAAGCGCACCCGCAGCGACAACTATCGTTCGCAGCACCGCGGCGGCAAGGGCGTCAAGGGTGCGCAGCTGCGCGCGGACGACGTCGTCGAGCACTTCTTCGTCACGACGACCCACCACTGGCTCCTCTTCTTCACGACGAAGGGCCGGGTCTACCGCACCAAGGCGTACGAGGTGCCGGAGGCGGGCCGGGATGCCAAGGGTCAGCACGTCGCGAACCTTCTCGCGCTGCAGCCGGGCGAGGAGATCGCGCAGATCCTCGACATCCGCGACTACACCGTCGCGACCTATCTCGTGCTCGCGACGCGTGACGGCAAGATCAAGAAGACCTTCCTCTCCGACTACGACACCAACCGCCAGGGCGGGATCATCGCGATCCGCCTGCGTGGACAGGACGAGGAAGAGGGCGACGAGGTCGTCAGCGCGCTGCTCGTCGACGAGACCGACGACATCCTCCTGATCTCGCGTCAGGGCATGTCGCTGCGCTTCACCGCCACCGACGACTCGCTGCGGCCGATGGGTCGCTCGACGGAGGGTGTGAAGGCGATGACCTTCCGCGAGGGCGACAGTCTGCTGTCGGCATCCGTCGCGGGTGACGCAGGTTTCGTGTTCGTCGTGACGCAGGGCGGCTACGCCAAGCGCACGTCGGTCGACCAGTATCGCCTCCAGGGCCGAGGCGGCCTGGGCATCAAGGTGGCCAAGTTGAACGAGGATCGCGGCGATCTCGCGGGCGGTCTGATCGTCGGCGAGGACGACGAGGTCTTGGTGGTTCTTGCCAGCGGCAAGGTGGTACGCTCTGCCGTGGCCGAGGTCCCGGCGAAGGGACGCGACACCATGGGAGTCGTGTTCGCCCGCCCCGACGACGACGACCGGATCCTCGCGATCGCCCGCAACGGCGAGCGGGGACTGACCGAAGCCGCAGACTCCGCGCCGGCCGAAGAGGCCGCCGAGGGGTCCGCCGCACCGGAGGGTGCAGCCCCCGAGACCCCCGAGGAAAGTACTGAAGCATGA